In Gemmatimonadales bacterium, the genomic window CGATCGTCATGCGAGATCGATTGTGTCGGCCGTCCCCAGTCGTTGATCCGGTCGCCAAGAAAGACATTGGCATTGAAGCTCTCCATCAGCGACCCGGGGCGGCCGGCGAGCGTGACGCTCGGAATGAGATTGGTGGTGATGAAGCCTGTGTTCGAGAGGAATCCGCTCGACGCCTGGAAGCGCCCGTCGACGCCGTACGACTGGACGCGGAGACCAAACTCTTTCCCGGCGTAGTTCGCAGTCGCCTTCCACATCGGCGCCCAGACGATCGGCGCCGTGGCGGTATCGCGTGTTGCGCTGGCACCGCCCTGCATCGTGACATCCCACGCCCCACCCAGTACCACACGTCCGTCGACCGCGCCGACGCGATTGAAGTTCGACCCATCGATGCGATCGGTATAGACCATGCCGATGGTATTCTGGCCGCCGATATTCCGCCGCAGTCGCAGCGCATTGAGGACCGGATGCGTCGAGTCGATTGACGCCACCGTACCATCGACACCGGAAAGGAGCGCGACCGTCGTCGAACCGACGGCACCGGTGACCTTGATCGCGGCCGACGGGTCAACGAGCCGGCGCGTGTAGATCAACTGCACCGGCGTGTTGAACAACTCCAATCCGTCGAGAAAGAACGGCCGCTTCTCCGGATAGAAGCTCGACGTGCGTGGATCGAGCTGGAGCTGCGGCACGTCGGCCTCGACCTGAGAGAAGTCTGGCCGCACCGTTCCCGCGACCGACAGCGTCGGAGTCGCTCCCCACCGCACCGTGGTGCCGACCCGCGGATCGCCGCCGCTGTAATTCCAGCGCGATCCCTGCGGCGATCCGGCCGTCGTGCTCGTGACTTCCGGTGTGACGTCGAGGACGAGACCGCGATGCAGGCCGGTGAGGCCGGTGAGCGTGCCGGATTGTGCGAGAAATGACGGCTGCGCCTGGAGCACCCGGGTCCACGTTTCCTGGTGCCCGGTCGCCTGGACCACGCGGATCACGTTGATCCCCCAGTCCTGCGGGTCGCGCGCCTGGTACCGCAGGCTCTTGAATGGAATCCGGATTTCGACATCGTACCCCGAGCTGGTGAGGCGCCCCTTCGAGGTGTACACAAAGTCGGGATTGAAGTCGACGACGAACGCGCCGGTCTGCGACGAGTTGGTGATGTCGATGTTGTGTCGCGGCGCATCACTCAGCATCCCGTCGGACTGCACGCCGAGTGGATTGACGCCGAAGGTGAACGCCTGGCGGCGATCGCCCTGCGGATCGAGGATCACTTCGACGTAGTCGTCGCCTGCGATCCTGTCGCGATCGGCGAGCGTGGCGCGGACGGAGGCCGAGTCCTGTCGGGCGTGAATCCCGAAGTAGATCGCGGTTGGTGAATACCACACCAGCACGACCGTCGAGTCATCCGCGGGGCGGTTGTCGGTCGGCACGTACTGGAAGAATCCGCGCAGCACCGCCGCATGCGACCACTGCGGTTCGTCGAATCGTCCGTCGATCATCACACCGGAATCGGCGGCACGAGGAATCGCCACCCGCGGTGCCGTGGAATCGGATTGCACCACGGCGAGCGCGGCGAGGAGAATCAGCATGGTGCCACAATAGGCCACCGCCAATCGCCGGCGCCACGCATGTTGCGCCGCCGGTGCCGATTGCGTGCTGAGTGGTCCCGTTGGCGTGATGGATGGTGCCGGTTGCTCCACTGCTCTGCGCGCACCATACATTACTCATGGCTTCGCTCCGGACTGGTTCGTGGCGCATCGTGGCGCTGGCGCTCTTCGCCGGCGTCTTTCTCACCGCGCAGCCGATGCTCATGAACGAAGCCGTCGGGCATCACATGACGCTCCGCAATGTGGTGCTGGAGATGCTCTTCTGGGTCGTCTGGGCCGGGTACACGCCAATTGTTCTCGCCGCAGCCAATCGTTGGCCTCTCGGTCTGGACATTCGCGCGCGTGAGCTGGTGCCGCACGTCGTGGTATCGGTCGTCCTGTCGCCGATCGCCGATTACACCTACATCGCGCTCGTGCCGACGTGGCGTCTGCTCACCGGTCACCTGACGCTGGCGCAGTACCCGGCGCAATTCACCAATCTCGGCGGCGCCCAGATCTGGGGTTTCTTCATGGGGATGCTCTACTACTGGGCCCTCCTCGTGCTGCTGACGACCTTCCGCTTTCGCGCCCTGTACGCCGACACCGAACGCGCGCTGACGGCTAGCAAGCTCGATGCGTTGCGATCGCAGCTGCGGCCCCACTTTCTCTTCAACACGCTCAATGCGATCTCGGTCCTCGCGCGGCAGGACCCCGACAAGGCGCAACAGATGCTGTTGCGGTTGTCGTCCCTGCTGCGCCGCAGCCTCGACGAGACCGCGCACGAGGTGCCGCTGCGCCAGGAACTGGCATTTCTCGACGACTATCTCGACATCCAGCGCGTCCGGTTTGGCGACAAGCTCCAGGTTCGCATGGACATCGATCCGGCGGTGATGGACGTGCGGGTGCCGGTCTTCCTCCTCCAGCCGCTGGTCGAGAATTCGCTGCAGCACGGCGTCGCCGATGACGGCTCGTCGTTCGTCGCGATCGACGCGACCGAGCGCGACGGCACGTTGCTGCTCCTGTTGACCGACGACGGCGTGCGCGCCGCGTCTCCTGGCGCGAAAGTCGGTGTCGGGCTGGGAAACACCCGCTCGCGGCTGGAACATCTGTACGGCGGGCGTGCGTCGATCGAGGTCGTCCCGCGACGGGGGCACGGGACGCAGGTCGACATCCGGATTCCGCTGTGAAGCTCCTCATCGTCGACGACGAACCGCTGGCACGGCAGGGGCTTCGTCGGGAGATCAGTCGCCTTCCCGGGACGGTGATCGTCGGCGAATGTGGCACGCGTGCCGAGGCGGTGACGGCGATCGTCGAACGCCGGCCCGACGTGGTGCTGCTCGATATCCAGCTGGGTCGCGGCACCGCGTTCGAGATCATCGAGGAGATCGGCGCCGAGGTGATGCCGGTGGTGATCTTCGTCACGGCGTACGACCGGCATGCGATCAAGGCGTTCGAGGTGCACGCGCTCGACTATCTCCTCAAGCCGGTCGATCCCGAGCGGCTGCGCGATGCGATCGATCGTGCGTCGATGCAGATCGCGCGTGAACCGCGGCGCGGCAGTGCGGGCCGGCTCGAGGCGGTGATCGATGCGGTGGGTCCCTCGCCCGCTCAAGGGACTCCCCTCTCACGCCTCGTTGTGCGCGACGGCGAGCGGCTGGTCTTCGTCGATGCCGGGAAGGTCGAATGGGTCGAAAGCGCCGGGAATCAGGTCCGCGTGCATGCCGGCGGCCGGAGCTACACGCTGCGCACCACGATGGACCGGCTCGAGCGCAGGCTCGCCAGCCGCGGCGATTTCATCCGGGTACGACGTTCGGCGCTGGTGAATATCCGCGCTGTCTCGGCGCTCGAACGGTACGCCAAGGGGATGTACACCGTCCGGCTGACCAGCGGTGCGACAGTCACATCGAGCCGCTATCACCAGGAGAACCTGCGGAAGCTGATTACTCCCGCCTGAGTGCCTCCACCGGATCGACTCGCGCGGCGCGCATCGCCGGCACCGCGCACGCCACCATCACGACCGCTCCGAGGAAGAGGAGCACGCCGATGCGTGTCAGCGGATCGTTCGATCCGACCTTGAAGAGCATTCCATTCAGCACGCGCGACAGCGCGAGCGATCCCGCGAAGCCGACGACCAGCCCGCTCACCGCCAGGAATCCTCCCTCCTTCAGCACCAGCGCCATGATCCCGCCGCGCTCGGCGCCGAGGGCCGCACGAATGCCGAGCTCGCGGGTGCGCTGCGCCACCGAGAAGGCGATCACGCCGTAGAGGCCCACCGCCGAGAGCAGGAGCGCCAGCACCGCGAATCCCGCCACCAGCGTGAGCGAGAAGCGCCGCACCGCCACTGACGCCGCCATCAGATCGCCCATCGTCCGCTCGGCATAGAACGCCTGATCGGCATCGACGCCGGCGATCGCATGACGGATCTTCGGCAGCAGGAGATGCGGGTCGCCCTGCGTCCGGATGGCGAGCGAGATGATCGGATCGGGCCCCTGGGCAAATGGATAGAAGACTTCGGGCTTGGCCGGCTGGTCGAGTGCTTCGCCGTGGACGTCATGGACCACGCCGATCACGACCTTCGCCGTCGTGTCGCCGTTCATCACGCGGATCTTGCGGCCGACCGGGTTGCCGTCGGGGAAGAAGAGCCGCGCGGCAGTCTGGTTGAGGATGGCAACCGGCGCGGGCGACTTCGCGGTGTCGCGCAGCGCGTCGAAATCATGCCCCTCGATGAACGGGATCCGCATCGTGGCGAAGTACGCACCGCCGATCGTGCGATATCCCACCGACGGCAGGTCGCTCACGTTGGCATACGGATGTTCCACCGCCTCGGCGGTGGTGGAGTTGCCCAGATTGCTCATCGGCAGCGTATTGATCGACGCCGCCGACACGACGCCGGGGATGCGGTTGAGCTGCGTGACCACATCCCGGTCGAATCGCGCCGATGTGGCGTCATCGAATCGCGATGTCAACAGCGTGATCATTGTCATCACATTCCTGGGATCGACGCCGGGGTCGATCGTCGCGATGGCGCTGAACGACCGCAGCAGCAGGCCGGCGCCGGTGAGCAGCATCACCGCGAGCGCCACTTCGCCGATCACCAGCGCTGCGCGCATCTTCCGCAGGCCGCGATGGCTGGTGCCGCGGCTCCCTTCGCGCAACGCGTCGATCGGCCCGGTGCCACGTTGCTGCAGTACCGGGGCGAAGCCGAAGAGCATGCCGGTGACCGCGGACGCCGCCACCGCAAAGAGAAGGACCCGGCCGTTGACGGCGATCTCGCCAACCCGGGGAATGTTGTTCGGCGCGATGGCGCGAAGGAGTGCCACGCCCCAGGTGGCGAGCAGGATCCCGACGACCCCGCCGATCAGCGCGAGGAGGATACTCTCGGTGAGGAGCTGGCGCGCCAGGCGTCCCGGCGACGCACCGAGCGCGGTACGAATGCCGATTTCGCGTTCACGCTGCGAGGAGCGGGCGAGGAGGAGGCCGCCGACGTTGGCGCACGCAATCATCAGCACGAACAGCACTGCGCCGAAGAGGATGCCGATCGGCCGGCGCGCCGGCGCGGTGATCTGCTCCTGCAGCGGCGATCCCCTGAACACCAGATCACGATCCTGATCAGGATGGTCGTGCGCCAGCGTGCGCGCGATCCGGCCGAGATCGGCCGCGACGGAGGTCTCGGCGCCCGGTCTGATCCGCGCGATCACCCAGTAGTTGTTGTTGCCGCGATTGTCGAGATCGTTTGCGCTTTCGTGGCCGAGCGGGAGATAGACATCCGGCGCGTGAGAGGGCATCGGCACCGCCGACGGCACCAGGTCGGGGAACTGGAACTTCGCGGGGAGCACGCCGACGATGGTGCGCGGCTTCCCGTCGATGATCGCCGCCTTGCCGACAATCGCGCGATCGGCGTTGAACCGTTCGTGCCAGATGCGATCACTGATGACCGCTTCCTCGGGATAGCTGGTCGACTCGGTCCCGCCGGTGAAGAGCCGCCCCATGGCGGGGTGGACCCGCAACACGTCGAAGATGGAGTCACCGACGTAGATCCCGAGTGTCGATTCAGGATGGTCGCCGCCACTCAGGTTGAACAGCCAGTAGCGAAAGCTCGCGACCTCTGTCAGCGAGCGCGACGACGTGCGAAGGTCGCGGAAGTCGGGGAACGAAAACTGGGTTTGCTGATTGTCGCCGGTGCCGGCACCGACGAGCTGCACCAGCTGTTGCGGTGCGTCATAGTCGAGCGATCGGAGGAGGACACCGTCGACCACCGAGAAGATGGCAGCGGTCGCACCGATGCCGAGTCCGATGGTGAGCACCGCGACGACGGTGAAGATCGGATACTGGCGCAGGGTCCGGAGGGCAAAACGGATGTCGCGAACGATCGAATCGAACATGGCGAGTCCTCGGGCACGCGTCGCGGCATCATTGCCGACAACGAACCGGATGGAGGGAAGGGCAACCAACGTGCCGCGGCTGCCCACAGCAAGTCCTTGCGCTGCCGCGCTTTGCGTCGTGGCGCCCGTGCCGTCAAACCCTGTGGCTGTCCGCCTGTGGTTGCGCTTGTCCGGAAACGGACACTCCTCGATCGCCATTGCCTTGACAGTCTGGGTATCCGTTGGTAGCGTTACTTAGACAGTCTTGGTAATCACCCTGGCCGCGAGTCTTCAATGTCCGGCGATCAGTCCAAGGATTGGCTTCACGGTACCCTCGATGTCCTCGTGCTCAAGGCGTTGAGCGGGGGACCGCGTCACGGCTACGCCGTCGCGCGCTGGCTTGAAGACACCACCGGCGACCGGCTGCAGATCGAGGACGGGTCGCTCTATCCGGCGCTCTACCGCATGGAGCGGAAGAAATGGGTCGAAGCGTCGTGGGGGATGTCGGAGCTCGGCCGCAAGGCAAAGCTCTACCGGCTCACCCCCCGCGGCCGCAAGCAGCTGCAGCTCGAGACATCGGACTGGAACGACTACGTGAGCATCGTGTCGCTGGTCCTCCTGACTGCGACCGGCGCAGGACCCGACCGGTGAGCTGGTGGCCGGGTCGCCGGAAGGGCGCGCGCCCGATTCCGGGCACGATGAGCGTCGACGAGGAGGTCGACGCCGAACTCGACTTCCACGTCGCAATGCGGATTCACGAATACATCGCCCGCGGTCTCGACCCCGAGGCCGCCCGGCGCGCAGCGATGACCAAGTTCGGTGACCTGGGCTCGACGATGACCACATGCCGTGCACTCGGCTATCAACGGGAGCGTGAGATGCAACGCCACGAATACCTGAGCGAACTGATGCAGGATATCCGTCTTGCGATGCGGCAGTTGCGTCGCCTCCCGGTCTTCGGCTGCGTGGCGGTGTCGATCCTCGCGATCGGCATCGGGACGACCACGGCGATCTTCAGCGCGGCGGAAGCGGTGGTGCTGCGGCCCCTTCCGTACGCGCATGCCGATCGGCTCGCGATGGTCTTCGATCGCTGGCACGATGTCGACGGGAATGCTGCCGCAGGCAACTACGCGGAGTGGCAGCGCCGTTCGACTTCGTTCGATCAGCTCGCCGCCGCGGACTTCGGCAACATGACTGTCGCCTCAGGCGACTCGCCGGAACGCGTGGTCGGCGCGCAGGTGACCGCCAACTTCTTCACCACGCTGGGCGTCCGGCCGGCGGTGGGTCGTGTCTTCACCGCGGCCGAGGATCACCCAAATCCGAACGTGGCCGTGCTGAGCGACGGGCTGTGGCGTCGCGACTTCGGCGGC contains:
- a CDS encoding DUF5916 domain-containing protein; protein product: MLILLAALAVVQSDSTAPRVAIPRAADSGVMIDGRFDEPQWSHAAVLRGFFQYVPTDNRPADDSTVVLVWYSPTAIYFGIHARQDSASVRATLADRDRIAGDDYVEVILDPQGDRRQAFTFGVNPLGVQSDGMLSDAPRHNIDITNSSQTGAFVVDFNPDFVYTSKGRLTSSGYDVEIRIPFKSLRYQARDPQDWGINVIRVVQATGHQETWTRVLQAQPSFLAQSGTLTGLTGLHRGLVLDVTPEVTSTTAGSPQGSRWNYSGGDPRVGTTVRWGATPTLSVAGTVRPDFSQVEADVPQLQLDPRTSSFYPEKRPFFLDGLELFNTPVQLIYTRRLVDPSAAIKVTGAVGSTTVALLSGVDGTVASIDSTHPVLNALRLRRNIGGQNTIGMVYTDRIDGSNFNRVGAVDGRVVLGGAWDVTMQGGASATRDTATAPIVWAPMWKATANYAGKEFGLRVQSYGVDGRFQASSGFLSNTGFITTNLIPSVTLAGRPGSLMESFNANVFLGDRINDWGRPTQSISHDDRQADFSFGFTLKGGWQVGTGISIEKFGYPGSLFTTYWIEERVPGTTALDTVPFTGQPHITNLDLGGNIATPQFQHFSLSAFVLTHHDENFLEWAPAEILLSIVDVTWRPTDRIRSELIYNHAQVNRRTDGSLAQLTRIPQLKVEYQLSRAVFVRVIGQYTASQVDSLRDESRTNAPILLRDPVSGRFTRTAASSSNVFDLNWLFSYRPVPGTVIFAGYGSSYDDPAPFTFRGLARTTDAFFVKLSYLFRK
- a CDS encoding histidine kinase, with protein sequence MASLRTGSWRIVALALFAGVFLTAQPMLMNEAVGHHMTLRNVVLEMLFWVVWAGYTPIVLAAANRWPLGLDIRARELVPHVVVSVVLSPIADYTYIALVPTWRLLTGHLTLAQYPAQFTNLGGAQIWGFFMGMLYYWALLVLLTTFRFRALYADTERALTASKLDALRSQLRPHFLFNTLNAISVLARQDPDKAQQMLLRLSSLLRRSLDETAHEVPLRQELAFLDDYLDIQRVRFGDKLQVRMDIDPAVMDVRVPVFLLQPLVENSLQHGVADDGSSFVAIDATERDGTLLLLLTDDGVRAASPGAKVGVGLGNTRSRLEHLYGGRASIEVVPRRGHGTQVDIRIPL
- a CDS encoding LytTR family DNA-binding domain-containing protein, with the translated sequence MKLLIVDDEPLARQGLRREISRLPGTVIVGECGTRAEAVTAIVERRPDVVLLDIQLGRGTAFEIIEEIGAEVMPVVIFVTAYDRHAIKAFEVHALDYLLKPVDPERLRDAIDRASMQIAREPRRGSAGRLEAVIDAVGPSPAQGTPLSRLVVRDGERLVFVDAGKVEWVESAGNQVRVHAGGRSYTLRTTMDRLERRLASRGDFIRVRRSALVNIRAVSALERYAKGMYTVRLTSGATVTSSRYHQENLRKLITPA
- a CDS encoding ABC transporter permease, with the protein product MFDSIVRDIRFALRTLRQYPIFTVVAVLTIGLGIGATAAIFSVVDGVLLRSLDYDAPQQLVQLVGAGTGDNQQTQFSFPDFRDLRTSSRSLTEVASFRYWLFNLSGGDHPESTLGIYVGDSIFDVLRVHPAMGRLFTGGTESTSYPEEAVISDRIWHERFNADRAIVGKAAIIDGKPRTIVGVLPAKFQFPDLVPSAVPMPSHAPDVYLPLGHESANDLDNRGNNNYWVIARIRPGAETSVAADLGRIARTLAHDHPDQDRDLVFRGSPLQEQITAPARRPIGILFGAVLFVLMIACANVGGLLLARSSQREREIGIRTALGASPGRLARQLLTESILLALIGGVVGILLATWGVALLRAIAPNNIPRVGEIAVNGRVLLFAVAASAVTGMLFGFAPVLQQRGTGPIDALREGSRGTSHRGLRKMRAALVIGEVALAVMLLTGAGLLLRSFSAIATIDPGVDPRNVMTMITLLTSRFDDATSARFDRDVVTQLNRIPGVVSAASINTLPMSNLGNSTTAEAVEHPYANVSDLPSVGYRTIGGAYFATMRIPFIEGHDFDALRDTAKSPAPVAILNQTAARLFFPDGNPVGRKIRVMNGDTTAKVVIGVVHDVHGEALDQPAKPEVFYPFAQGPDPIISLAIRTQGDPHLLLPKIRHAIAGVDADQAFYAERTMGDLMAASVAVRRFSLTLVAGFAVLALLLSAVGLYGVIAFSVAQRTRELGIRAALGAERGGIMALVLKEGGFLAVSGLVVGFAGSLALSRVLNGMLFKVGSNDPLTRIGVLLFLGAVVMVACAVPAMRAARVDPVEALRRE
- a CDS encoding PadR family transcriptional regulator — encoded protein: MSGDQSKDWLHGTLDVLVLKALSGGPRHGYAVARWLEDTTGDRLQIEDGSLYPALYRMERKKWVEASWGMSELGRKAKLYRLTPRGRKQLQLETSDWNDYVSIVSLVLLTATGAGPDR